A segment of the Acidimicrobiales bacterium genome:
GAGCTGGCCCACCACGCCGCCGTCCAGGTGCACTGCTGGGGGCTCGAGCGCTCGGGGCCGAGCCACAACCCGGCCGTGTTCGCCTACCGGTCCTGGGAGCGCCTCGCCGGGTCGGCGCCGTACCTCGACGCGCTGCGCGCCGTGTCGATCAACCTGGCGATGGCCGCCGGCGTGGCCGACGCCGACGTGGTCCACAGCCACACCTGGTACACCAACTTCGGCGGGCACGTGGCCAAGATGATCCACGGGATCCCCCACGTGGCCACGGTGCACAGCCTCGAGCCCCTGCGGCCCTGGAAGCGCGAGCAGCTGGCCGGGGGCTACGAGCTGTCGAGCTTCTGCGAGCAGACGGGCCTCGAGGCGGCCGACGCCGTCGTCGCGGTGTCGAGCGCGGTGCGCGACGACATCCTCGACTGCTACCCCGCCATCGCGCCTGACCGCGTCACCGTCATCCACAACGGGATCGACCACGTCGAGTGGCACCCCGACCCGGGCATCGACGCCCTCGACCGCCATGGCGTCGACGCCGACCGGCCCACGGTCATCTTCGTCGGCCGCATCACCCGCCAGAAGGGGATCCGCCACCTCCTCGACGCCGTCCGACTGCTCGACCCGGACGTGCAGGTGGTGCTCCGGGCGGGCTCGCCCGACACGCCCGAGATCGGCCAGGAGATCGCCGGCATGATCGAGGATCTCCAGGAGGAGCGGGGCAGCGTCGTGTGGATCGAGGAGATGCTGGAGCGCAAGGAGATGATCCAGCTCCTCACCCACGCCGACGTGTTCTGCTGCCCGTCGATCTACGAGCCGCTCGGCCTGGTGAACCTGGAGGCCATGGCCTGCGAGACCCCCGTCGTGGCCACCGCCGTGGGCGGCATCCCCGAGGTGGTCACCGACGGTCGGACCGGCCTGCTCGTGCCGTTCGAGCCCGCCGGCCCGGGTATGGCCGGCCCCAAGGACCCCGACGGCCTGGCGCGCGACCTGGCCGCCACCCTGACCCGGGTGCTGGACGACCCCGCGCTGGGCGG
Coding sequences within it:
- the glgA gene encoding glycogen synthase; translation: MKVAILSREYPPDVYGGAGVHVEYLSRELAHHAAVQVHCWGLERSGPSHNPAVFAYRSWERLAGSAPYLDALRAVSINLAMAAGVADADVVHSHTWYTNFGGHVAKMIHGIPHVATVHSLEPLRPWKREQLAGGYELSSFCEQTGLEAADAVVAVSSAVRDDILDCYPAIAPDRVTVIHNGIDHVEWHPDPGIDALDRHGVDADRPTVIFVGRITRQKGIRHLLDAVRLLDPDVQVVLRAGSPDTPEIGQEIAGMIEDLQEERGSVVWIEEMLERKEMIQLLTHADVFCCPSIYEPLGLVNLEAMACETPVVATAVGGIPEVVTDGRTGLLVPFEPAGPGMAGPKDPDGLARDLAATLTRVLDDPALGGQLGIDGRRRVVEHFSWSAIAHRVLDLYERVVRGEGLPEFG